The Miscanthus floridulus cultivar M001 chromosome 6, ASM1932011v1, whole genome shotgun sequence genomic interval TGTGTTTGGTTTGCAGGTGCATGTTGACCACATGCACATGGGGCTGGGCGGCGACGACAGCTGGTCGCCGTGCGTGCACGAGCAGTACCTGCTGCCGACGACGCGGTACACCTTCTCTCTGTGGCTCTGCCCCCTGCTGCCGACGTCGTCGTGCCATGACATCTACAGGTCTCAGCTTCCCAGCTGATGGTGCCGTGCCGGAGGCCCGTGAAGAGAGAGGCCCGTCGAGCCTTGCGAAAGCGAAACAACAATGAACCAGAGACGCATTCGATCCTGCAATGGCCTGGCCAGTGAATGAAGTATTAAAATAATTATAAGAATAGGTCATGTTCGTTTTtcttataatctgtctttttcggtttgtttttttcaGCAGTAACTATGTTttctctctcacaataaatcaaccggaacaatatttcgtagcgaagcgaacgggacaaTATAATAAAGCAGAGACGCATTCGCTCCTGCAAGCTGCAACGGCCTGGTTTCGGGGATGTTCTAACAAATCCTGGATATGTTTATCGGTTATACACAAACGTGCGTGGCGTTGCATGGAACTCAACACGTCAATCAGACTCCATTGCATAGAACTTAACACGTCTTCAAATCGAATTTTGTATCATCTTCAATGTCTTGAAATTGAATTACATGAGTATGGGATCATGAATCTGGATCATATTGAGATATGGAGAACGCGAGGGCGGATCACATATTGAGACATGGAGAACACGAGGGCACTTTGGGAAGTAAAAACGGACTTGCTAGCGCCCGGGCGTCCGGCGCTAGCGTGTCGGGCTCGCGAGGGAGCGCACTAGTAGTGGTTTTGCGCTGCCTCAGAAGTCGCCCCGGACGTCGTCCGCGTTGCTGACCGTTTTTCACGCGTATCCCATGTGCAACGCCCGGTctgcttttgaaacatctagatgcaacaaacacttgaaacaagcatatgaaacacttgcgaaaacgtctgaaaatatttgaaaaccattgcaaacatagcAACATCCATACGAAATACTTGCAaatatacgtatgaaacacctggaaacatatgcttgcaacatgcatgtatatgcaacatctagatctacttttgccacgtccagacaaaacacttgcaacactagtctgaaacagatgaaacatttgaaacatacacttgaaacatacgtgtatagccattacaatatgtgcaacatctcgatctacttttgtaacatcgatgtacaacacttgtaatATACCTcggaaatatctgaaacacttgaaacatactattgcaacatgccCTTTTAGCATAGCATCTGCTTGCTGATTGGacaaatggaggctcgtcgaaGTGGAGCTCGACGTCGACACGAAGCTCGAAGCCACGGAGTGGCGCAGAGGTCACCGGTGTGGAGCTCGTTGGCGGCACGGACCTCGGCAGGGGCGGGGCAAGCGGATGGAGCATGGCCGCGACGGGAGGCGCGAGTCCACGACTGAGTGCCTAGCACGTCGGGCTCGCCGTgcgcggcgcgggcgggcggcaGGGGCGCGAGCGGGGGCAGTGTGGTCGAGTGCGGGGTCATCCAGACGGACGTCCTATAAATAGTGTTTTCGAAGTAAAATAGAGGAATATAGTTTGggaagaaaaaaattaaaaaaacggTAATCTTCATAATTTTGTGTAAAAAAGAATATAAATTTCTTCCAACAATGTTTGAAAATAGCGAATTATGTTTTTCCAGCTTCTAAGATTATATTTTCTTAAAAATTTAGTAAATGGTAACTAGTCACATCAGACGAATTTCAATACCCAttactaaattttagtagccaTATCAGACGAATTTTCATATCCAAATACTTAAGGCACACGATTTTGGTAGCCTTAATTTGTTGATGTGTTACCAATAACCATTAACTAATCCTACGTTCAATCAGGAAATCACCAATAACAAATCCTACGTTATAACAATCAAATGAAAGTATACTACCAATAACAAATCCTATGTGATAACCATCAAATAAAAGTAGTACTAGTTTTTACTCAATGATGAAATTCCGTGGTAGATAAAAAACGGTACAATATGATAGGAAAGGAATAAATAAAACAGATGTAGTCCCGCTTATGATCGAGCTAGCTTGCTGCATGATATTGATCGCGTCTTATCTCATTAAGCAACGAGGAAAAAAGGGGAAATCTAGGAAGGATCCGCGCAGTGGTCACAGGAAGGAAGGCGTGAACCACGCCGGCGGCGGCCATAGCTGATGCTCGCCGAGCGAGCGTATAGTCTCTACCCTGCCGGCCTTTAGGTTATAGAGGCCAACGTCTCTGAGCTCGGGGTCGTCGGCTTGGCCGTAGGAATAGGATCTCTCCTGGCAGTTGGCTTTCTTCAGGCAGGCAGCCCCGACCTCGTCGTCGGTGAAGTAGACGCAGCCAGGCCTGATGCCCTGGTGATCCCTCGTCGACAGGCACAGCGACCCGTTGACGCCGACGAAGAGCGCGGTGTCGCCGATGTCCGCCGCCTCCTCCCACCGGCCCTTGACGCGGTCCAGTATCTGGACCTTGAAGAAAACGCGAGTGCGCTTGCCCCTGGAGTAGCGATCGTCATTATGTTCCTCCTTAGCGTGCTTGAGCACGGCCATCAGCCGCCCGTCCGTCGACGCCGCGAGGTACTTCCGGCGCAGGTGCTTGTCCTCGTAAGCCAGCCTCGGCGCGACCTCACCGCTGGTGAACTCGCCGGTCACGGCGTCGCGCTGCCACGCCTCGACGCGGCCGGTGTAGGTGATGGACAGGAAGCGGCCGTCGTGGTGTATGGCGTCCTCGACGGCGTCGGGGGAGCGCGCCATCCTCCACGAGGGGTCCTCCGCCGTCGCGAAGGCCGGGGCGCCGGTGCACCGGTCCATGATGAGCATGGCGGCGTAGCTGTTCGGGCGCGGCGATTCCGAGAGGATGACCTTGCGGTAGAACACCTGTCGCATCTGGGCGGCCGTGACCGTGTACGTCCTCCCCCTCGAAAAGTCGTCTCTGCGTTCCGTCGTCGGGGGTGGGGGTTGGCCTCCGAAGCGGACCTGCAGGAAGGGTTCCACGTGGAGGCAGAACCAGTGGCCGCCGGAGACCGGGTGGATGAACGGGACGGTGGTGATGGCCGGCAGGTCGGCGTGCGCGCCCGTGGCCGGGTTGGTCATGCGCAGGGCGCCCCGGTCGTCGGCCGTCACGAGCCACCCGCCCGCGGAGCCGATGGCGACGTGGCCGCGCATAGCGACGTCCGAGGTGCGCACGGTGGCGGACTCCCTGTCGGCCAGGGACAGGACCTCGTTCTCCGCGGGGAGGATGAGCCACGGCGTCTCCGGCTTCAAGCGGTGCCCCGACGCGGCGCAGACGGAGGCGAAGGCGAGGCGCGTGAGGAAGGCGAGGCGGTGGTGGATCTCGGACAGCAGATCGGACGGGAGGTGTTGGACCTGGAACTGGCCAGCTGTGGCAGGGGCAGCTGCGGCGGCTGCGGTGGGGGCCAGCTGCCTCTCCCTCTGCCGCTGGAGTTGGCGGCGGCGTCGCGAACCGGCCATGATTGTTTCGACGAGGATCCAGAGTAGGGCACGGTCCGCTATACATTGCCCATGCAAGTCGGTGGACTtggatctaatctattatctctCCTTTTTTTTCTTGGCCAAACACGTGTACGGTGTACCATACGAACTAGAACTAGTACTACAAACAGAGAGTCTCTACTCCTAAAAAGcacgttttttttttcaaacccCCGCCCCGTCCTAAAAAGCCATGCCCAGCCCCAGCCGCCACGCGCCCACGCCGTCCGGCGCCGCCTCTCCCCGTCCCATGAAGCCACCGCCCCGCTCCGGTGCTCCGTCACGCCGCCACCAGTGACATCCGAGTCCTCTCGCATGGCTTCTCGCCGGTGCCGGTCCTTTCCGGCAGTGAACGCGAACTCGGTACAAGGAAGAGGACGGACGAACGACGCTGGGGCTTCGTCCTGCCGCTCTTCAGGAGACGGCCGCCGCGCAAGGCACGTGCGAGAGAGCGAGCAGCACCGGCGTTGGGCGGCTCAGCTCCCCCGGCCCCCGCCCCGCTCTGCATGGTCCTACTCCTATGCAGCACAACTCGGCGGCCACCGCTTCATCGGCTGCGGTTGAAGAGGAACTACCATAACAGACTGACATGTAAAATGCGACCTGACACTTTATGAACTTTGAAATCACATATGCATTGCCATACTAGTCTGGCATGATTATTTAGATTTAAAAAATCACATAATTCTCAAGAGTGGCAAATGTAATTTTCAAACTGACTTGAGGCCGCCGCTGGTACAAAGGCCAGCAACTTGCTAACAGCACGGGCAACAGCATACACTGACAGCCTCACTTTGATGCAACATTGCCTAAATGATACACGTTACATACATTTGACAAATACGAAGAGGAGTGATCTAAAACTTGATCAGATTTGGTGTGATGCCCTTGGGAAACTAAAGGGGACAGCGTCTAAATTGTACATTTGTTCTGCCTGTAAAATTAAATCTGTTAGGATCCCAGAACACTCCTTTTTCAAATTTGCTATAGTTTGCAAGGATGTCCATAAAAGACCAAGGGGGTGCACAGGTGAGCATGAACTTGATtatagagcatctccaatagtttctaaaaaaaaaggtaaatcaatgagttttccAAGTGGCTAAAGAGTTGGAAGCATATTTATTGTGTTCCTCAAAAAATTTTCAAAATCTCagtcctaaaatatagaagataattttacatcACGAATCCTAGACTATTTCTAAATCATTCTAAtcacttttatattttctttctctTATATATTTGCATCAGAATCCTGTTGGTGGCTACCCAAGCTAAGAGGGCCTAGAAGGCCTATTCGATCAACCAAACAAGTCGAAGTTGGCTTTAGGGAGCCCGGCTAGAGGGATAGGCAGAGATCCAAACACCTCCTTTATTCTTCCTCACGTCCTTCCACTCTAGATTGGCCGATGAATACACTTATACACGACATATTTATCCATACGATTAGGTCGAGTTTACCAAGTGCGGGAAGATTGGGAATTGAGATAGAAAGTTGTTGGGGGAGCattttttttcaatcttgccagTAGTTATATATTTGTACAGGAGTTTGTTGGGTTATATCCGTACCCGTAGGTAGTAACACTGCCCTGAATCTTTATCGTGACTTGTGCCAGAGCCACATGGACGTGGTTGGTTGTGGGTGGATGAACAACTCAAGGAAAACGATTGTTTTGGCGCTATAGCCTACGTGGAACGCTGGATTTTATTCTGTTTCATGTGAAAAGGAACTGATTTTTTCATTAAAAAAATGGTTTGTGAAATTTTGGCGTAATATCCATCCAATAGAACAATTGAAGATCGTCGATCAACCAACATAAACCATGGTCCACTCCTCATGCAGCTTGTCAATACCTGTTGCGTCTCTATCGCCGGTGCAAGTAGGCAAGAGCAGTGACATGAACACTGACACGCCAGTAGAGGATTTTGAATAAATTTCTCCTCATTGGACCTATTAGTATATATTTGTCCTGTTCGCTTGACTTATaaaccatgactgaaagtattattggttgatttgttgtgagagaaaaatactatttattggctgaaaaaatacagcTTATAAGCGAACATGCGATTCATATATTCATGTGATAATGTTGTTTCGTTTTCCTGTTCGATCCCGACAAACCCTTCCTCCTTTATTTTAAGGTTGTTTGTTTTTTCAGAGTTCACAGTCGCTGACAGTTGATTGTTTTTGACAAGTACTAGTATACTACCAAGTACAGTATTTGAACGGACCTAGAACAGCCACGCCGTTTGGTTGGTAGTTTGGTTTCAGTTTCAAttcggagagggagagggagaagggatcCCGATTCCCATCATGCCATTGCCAATGGCCGCCCACAGCGCTCTCCTCGCGGCGGCCGTCGCCATAGCTACGGCCGCCGTCCTCCTCCCCTTCCCATGTACGCTACGCCGCTGCCCTCCTCTCTCCTGCTCCCCTCTCGTGTGCGATAAAGGCTGACCCGCCCGCCTCTCCTCGCATTTGCAGGGACGCCACCGCGGGACCGCTTCGCCGACATGATCCTGGCCAACGCCACCATCTACACCGCCGACCCCGCCCACCCGTTCGCCGACGCCATGGCCGTCCGCGGCGGCCGCGTGCTCCGCATCGTCACCTACGAGTCCGTCAAGGTCCCGGCCGTCGACGCTTCGCTCTCCCCCTCCATCTGATACTCTGCTGCTAGCTGCCCTGTATGCTGTGTGTGCTTGCAGGAGTTCAAGGGTCGCCACACGCATGAGCTGAGTCTCAGTGGGAACGTGGTGCTACCGGGGTTCATCGACTCCCATGTCCACTTCATCGATGGTGGATTGCAGGTACTAGCAACCAATCGCTGCACttcaaaataacttattctatagccattttgagttacaataattactatattaatttataagattatagtaactccataCTTAGcgatttactataacgttatggtaaatatctccatgtgttatagtaagccaactatcgtaaatatgtattgacattatcgtaaattattatataaaattatcgtaaatggaggtggctacgaaATAacttactgaatatactctctctctctctctctctatatatatatatatatatatatatatatatatatatatagggagaggctattcagtagccggctacaaaataagttattctgtagccacctccatttactataattttatatactaatttaccataatataaatacatatttacgatagttgggttactataacacatggggatatttaccataacgttatattaaaccacttagtaaggagttactataatctcgtaaaataacatagtaattatcgtaactcaaagtggctacagaataagttattctgtagccagctacaggatagtagttctatatatatatatatatatatatatatatatatatatatagggagaggctattcaatagccggctacaaaataagttattctgtagccacctccatttactataattttatatactaatttaccataatgtcaatacatatttacgatagttgggttactataacacatggggatatttaccataacattatattaaaccacttagtaaggagttactataatctcataaattaacatagtaattatcataactcaaagtggctacagaataagttattctgtagccagctacaggatagtagttctatatatatatatatatatatatatataaaatctcAATATCGATTTGTTTAAGATTTGTATAGCAACTAAGATTCGAGAATGAACTTTATTAGCATGTGTATACAGTTTTAGAACTGAATATACGTACATTGAAGATCTCTTAGCATAACTGAAGCAAGGAAACATAATCCTGGTATCTCTTTGTCTTGGGTAAAACTGTAGTGACAATGTGTCTTTAGACAGAAAAGGCATTTGCAGGCGTCAATTAAATGGGGTAAGCCAGCCAGGTCGCCATTCCAGCATAAGCAGATCTAGAACCTGCACCGAAGATGAAATATATATTACATTCAAGTAGACAAAAAACACCCAAAGGCTAACTGGGGCTGTAGGTTGAAGAGTTGTCATGGAACTAACTGCATGAACATGGTACGGAGTGAGAGTCAGAAGCAAGCCTTTGGCCCAGACCAAAGGTGGCAAAGGTGAATAAAAAACATACTGTGAATAATTTCATAATTACATGGAAGGAAAGGTTAGTAACAACAGAAGCATCAGTTTCTGTGTATCGTATAAGCAAGGCAAAGTTATGGCATGCTTTGTAAGGCAAACAGCTGCGCAGGACCAACTTTGTCAATAGGCATCTTCTTGGGACAGGAGTGAAGATATTGTGAGGATGAGAATAATTATAAATGACAGACGTATCATGGCTGAATGCAAAACTCAAAATGAGGTGACGTAGCACACCAAATCAAGATCATACTTACCAATATGAATTGTAAGGTGAACAGGATGAGGGTGAGACTGTCCAAAGTGGATTCATGTTTTGCAGAACCGCCCACCTGGTGTGCAAGGGGCATCATAGGAATGTTTATACCAAAATGAGCAAGGGATATGCACAGAGCAAATATAGCATGTTTTGTAGAGTGACTAAATTTCTATATTGTTGTTCAATTTGTCAAATGATGTATTGCCTATTGCTCTGAAACTTCAATTTATATAAAATAAATGATGACTATGCGTGCTGAAAGCAGTGAGGAGCAGCCGAAAGTAACAGCGAAAGAAGGCACATTATAACATTTTGCTCTACAATCAGCAAATGATTAGGAATTGAGACTATTGGCAGGAGGACCATAAATTAAAATAAGGAACATATTACTTAAAAAAGGGAACACTGAGGTAAAGGATAGATGATATTAAGCAGTGCTATCTAATTACTGCACGGTCTCTAGTTACTGCTCCTTACTGCATATGGGAATAGGTATTTGTGTTACAATGGACAATTGCTGATGTTGGGAAGATAGCAATCTTGCATATGTGCTGGGAAAAAACTGGAAAAGGGTACTGTAGTTTTCACCTGAAGCTCTGATCCCTGTGTACATATTGAAAATAGCTACTTTAGTTTGCACCTGAAGCTTTGATCTCTGTTTAGATGTTGAAAACCAAGTCTAAAACCTGATGGTAAAAGTGAAGGAGGCTGATAAACAGAGTTTGTATTGGTAATAGTCCTTTTTTGGGGTGAGTGTGATGTGGAGTATTATTATCTGATAACAAAAGGCTGGTGTGGTTGCATGGACCTTGGAGGCAACAGACTCACATATAGAGGGCATAGAACATGTGTGGCCCTTACTAAGAATATTTTTGGCGCTGTGGAGGACAAAGGCAAATGGCAAGGACAGAGTTAATATTGCATATGTGTTTACCCAAAGTTTCACGAATCAACTGTCGGTCGCTTGCCCCTGGAGCAACTGGCTGCTGTGTAGGTATGGAGAAGAAGCTATAAAAAAACACAGAAAAAGTTATGTCCAGTATTTGGAATAGAAGGGCTGCATACAATGAGCATCTAACTTGAAGCATAAAGTTTTTAATTGGAGGGTACATAATTAGACTCAGCTGTTGGTGGAGGAAAATGAGTATGTCGATAATATTTGGGCAAGCTAAGTCTATctgtaaagggcgtacccagtgcaaagagctcccactctgtgcggggtctagggaagggtgtcagtggcaagccttaccctcgcctgtgcaatgcgaggagaccacgactcgaacccgggaccttccggtcacatgcggtaagactctaccgcttgcaccaggcccgcccttcaagctAAGTCTAACTGTGAGAGGCGAAATTGTTACCTTATAAGCAGGGGGCTTCTTGGTAGCATGGATCATAGCAAAGGGTGTAATACAGAGATGGCACAAAGTCTGTGCAGTTCTTACATGTGGGTAGTAACACAGTATACTAAAACTGAAACAATAACAGATGCATTAGAGAATAAACAGGTACAGGTGGTTGATGTTAAAGGAAAATTGAGGTTAGTGAGGGGACCTGGCCAATCTGAGTACATCAGTTGGATATCTCTTAAAAAATTTCCTTGTAGACAACATTATGGGTACTGTCTTTATATCCAGGGGGGTTATTTTCAATGAGGACCCGTACGCCTCTTGGAGATGTAACACGTGAGAAGGCAACGTACAATTGGCCGTGGAAAATACAGGGCTTGGCAGGTAAACACCAACTCTACCTAATGTTTGGCCTTGGCTTTTATTTATCGTCATGGCATATAAAACACGAACGTGGAATTGGCGCCGTTTAATTTTGAATGGCTACTTAGGGTCAGCTGAAGTAGCCACTATTTGAACATATGTTTGTTTATGTGGTGCAGCATGAGCATTGGCTATGAACAATCGATTTTGACAATGATCTCATTCAATATGGACAATGGTCTGAAGGCATATAATAGCATGGTTATGTAACAATAGCGGTAGCGTCAATATATAGTACTGGATTTAGGGGCGGAATGGATTTGCAATGGGATTTAGCATTGACATGCAGCATGAGTAAATTGGTATAGAGAACGGTTTGAGAGAAGAGGCTTACGTTTGTGTCGACCAAAGCATTGAAGAGCAGGATTCGTGGTGGCATTCGTTTGAGCAAGTGAACTCCAACGACGGGTAGATCTTGAAGAGGAAGACACCGAAACAACACGGTGGTCTGTACTGACAGTTGCTGAATGGAGAGCTGGAAAGCAGGACCATAATAAAGAATATACACGTAAATATTTTTGTCCTGAATGCGACCAAGCAGTTAGACGTAGGTAAACAATGGTTGCACTAACCATCACTGCGGAGGATGTTGTCTGCTCTACGTTTGCGACTCGTTGTAGAAGCAATAGAAGGCCCAAGTGGTGGGGACGCTGCAAAGAAGGATGAAAATGCATTAGTGTAACTGAAGAACTATAGAAGGCAGTGTAGGTAAACTTGTTTCGTATGTAAAAAATACATATTGGCAAAGGGAGCATGAATACCATGAGGAGAGGTGGCATTAGCGGAGGCTCGTACATCGCTAGGAAGCATCATAGACCGACGCCTCAGTGCCTCAcgattcggcttgctgaatcttggctgaaactggctgaaaaacactgttctggctgaattgttgtgagagaaaaatattgttccggctgaaaaaacaagccgaacaagccgaatatggggtaagccgaacggggccgatGTGGGACCTGTGATCGCGATGTTTGCCCATGGGCCGAGAAATAGTCCGATGCCTGATGTGTCATCCTTTGCTAGCAAATGTACGTAAAGCATGTTTAAGGAATTAAGCAGTCTAGCTGAACAATGAATAACAGAGGCACAAAATGAAATGCGAAAACTGAGCGTGTCTATAACACGCAGGTATATATGAACACACCAAATAGCAGGTCAAAGAATCAGCAGTACGGCAAAAAGGGGCTGATTAAGGTAGTGTACAGATGTAATATTGACAACTAATGTGTTGTAAATAATCTAAAAAATTCAGCCACATAACACCACAGCAGTGAAGCAGAGACACACAATGTGTAGTTCATAGGAGGCAAGCACAGAATGAACATATAGAAATGCATATATACTGAGTAGGCATGTGCGTACCATATGGAAAaattaagaaaataaaaagaggaaaaaaaaaaggagaggtTCCACGTAACTGGTCTGCACATATCAATGCATATATACTGAGAAGGCATGTGCGTACCATATGAAAAAATTAATAAGAAAATAAAGAGGGAAAAAGGAGAGCATACCTGGTGCGGAGGGCGGCAGGGGACGTTGGCGCTCCAGAGCTGCCGTCCAAGAGAGCTGTAGGCACGGGCGAGGTGCTGTGCAAGGGAGGAGGCCGGAGACGCGAGTGCGAAGCGGCGGGAGCGAGACGGCCGGAAGCGGGCCGGCGCCGTTGCAGGGCAACGCCTCGACGGCGCCGCTCCGGGGCCGCGCCGCGGTAACCCGCAAGCGAGATAGCCGGAGTCGGGAGCGCGCTGTTGCCGGTTCCCCACGCGGCGGCGCAGTTGCGGGGCGGCGCGGGCGAGCCGTGCGGCGGACGGAGGTCGCAAGTGGGCCGCAGCCGGTGGAGGGCGCAGTGACGGCGGAGGCGACAGAGGCCGCAGGCGGGGCCGCAAACGGCGGGTGGCGCAGGGGCGGCGGAGGTCGACGCTGCAGCCGCGCCGCCGCAAGGAGAGCGGCCGAGTTCCTCGCAAGCGTCGcccggttggctggttcgtatagtTTGTTAGCGAAGAAGTATTGCTATGTTCCGGTCAGAAATTACCATCGTTTACCACATGTCTAAACGAACAGGCCGGATGTATGAGTGCGGGGCCCACCTGGGCGTGGCGGCCTGCGTGGCAGGCATCCGATGGCAGGAGGCAAAATCGGACGTGCCAAACATGTGTGTACTGTGGATAAATAGTGTTTCCGGTGTCGGAAACGGAGGGACACTGTAGAACACGGTAAAATCACCACGTTTAAAGATAGTGTTTCAGGTGTGGGAAACGGGGGACACTGTAGAACAACAGTAAATCGCCACGTTTAGGCTTATCGGCTAGCTaaaatttggctgaaactgattgaaaaatactgttcttgttgaattattacgagagaaaaacactattcttgttgaaaaaataaactgaatagtatggattataagataaAAGATCTTTATAAATAGATAGATGATGCCGTATGTAAAATGTTTCTCAGCATGTGCTATCTTTGTAATGCTGCTCTCTGATAATCTGCAGCTAGCGAGGGTGCCACTTCGAGGGGTCAGAAGCAAAGATGACTTCATTGTCACGTCTGTTGGGCTTACCTCATATTCAGCTTGTTCAG includes:
- the LOC136460026 gene encoding uncharacterized protein; translated protein: MAGSRRRRQLQRQRERQLAPTAAAAAAPATAGQFQVQHLPSDLLSEIHHRLAFLTRLAFASVCAASGHRLKPETPWLILPAENEVLSLADRESATVRTSDVAMRGHVAIGSAGGWLVTADDRGALRMTNPATGAHADLPAITTVPFIHPVSGGHWFCLHVEPFLQVRFGGQPPPPTTERRDDFSRGRTYTVTAAQMRQVFYRKVILSESPRPNSYAAMLIMDRCTGAPAFATAEDPSWRMARSPDAVEDAIHHDGRFLSITYTGRVEAWQRDAVTGEFTSGEVAPRLAYEDKHLRRKYLAASTDGRLMAVLKHAKEEHNDDRYSRGKRTRVFFKVQILDRVKGRWEEAADIGDTALFVGVNGSLCLSTRDHQGIRPGCVYFTDDEVGAACLKKANCQERSYSYGQADDPELRDVGLYNLKAGRVETIRSLGEHQLWPPPAWFTPSFL
- the LOC136457316 gene encoding uncharacterized protein, with protein sequence MPATQAATPRWAPHSYIRPPTGRRLRGTRPLSLRRRGCSVDLRRPCATRRLRPRLRPLSPPPSLRPPPAAAHLRPPSAARLARAAPQLRRRVGNRQQRAPDSGYLACGLPRRGPGAAPSRRCPATAPARFRPSRSRRFALASPASSLAQHLARAYSSLGRQLWSANVPCRPPHQQRMTHQASDYFSAHGQTSRSQFQPRFSKPNREALRRRSMMLPSDVRASANATSPHASPPLGPSIASTTSRKRRADNILRSDALHSATVSTDHRVVSVSSSSRSTRRWSSLAQTNATTNPALQCFGRHKRSRSAYAGMATWLAYPI